cactccaggctatctcaaacctctgtctTCGTCTAACcaactacctcaacccagcatgctaaGGAGAttgcaaatctctcctagcacagTTAGAccgaatccacatgctatctgaatcatatggttgcacgtgtctgaaactagcaacggtatcgtgctttgcTGTAAATATATATGTCTATAATTTCCATAGGGATCAAATATCAtgtaatattgtatacatatataaatatatactcatctttctgcttttaacatgatttcataaacaaccataacactataattctgagttgtattatctgagatatctggctgaaatatatatattatctgtctgtaatatctgtgtTTTCTATCTgtactatctataatatctgtataaaatctctatatataatatcagtatactctgtatataatatttgtatgctctgtatataatatcggtgtgctctatatataatatctatatactCTATGTATCTgctgtaacatcttgatgctatcactgtataatttgtctgaaTAAactatttgagtgttatggtttagaaatcatgtttttctctgaaaatactgtaagtctcattcattgctaatcatctgaaatatctatatatctgtatatctgtaatactataaaatctatatatattgtactgtattaaactcatgccacacatttgaataaacacagtctcatgctcaatttctagaATTCTgctacaaaaataattttcataattctctggaaaaataatctgatctccatgcttgtaaatactcattcataatattatgtatacatattaaaactactagcatagcatatttcccttaccttaactctgaaaagcccttacTAAATTCTCgccctatacccgtagggttcctaactcaacatcctgaaaacaatatcccctagaacaaaacatcagtattttcttacctacaacatttcttataactacaaagaagacataatctgaataaaataccttaccttggatttggaatgaatttcaaAACAACTTTCCCCACAATCTACTCCGataaacttgcagagaactttgccaggagtgtcgtggtggcctcaaatcttcaatctaACTAGAAATGGggtcaggatcgaagagagaaggggaggggtcgtgaaagagagagaaaggagggtTTCTGTGTTGAAATTTCTATCAAAATTCTGAGTTTCGGCtatttataggattggattcgtcgacgagacacgtcacctcatcgatgagtcctgtagaaaattcgtcgacgaacctgcaccctcatcaATGAGTTTTAGTATGCTttaaaccctctcttggtatcttctcatcgacgagatgggtcttcatcgacgagatactGAAGAACCCTTGTTGACGAGACCACTGTGTTCATTGATGAGTTCTGTAAGAAtttcttgggtcattacattcttccctccttataaaatttcatccttgaaatttactatctgtattaccttctatcatcccataaaagcATATGGTCTacctattttattacttaccctcacttatggcggaggaataccgtggttacgtactatgttctgggagattacatatataaaactaaagctatctactaactaaatccatacatgtacctgcaaaagaaacttatctaactattatactttacctaatTACCTCTgtacctcttggaacaattgcgggtatccCTGTCAGATctgctcctcaagttcccaacaagcttcttctatagcgtgattcttccacaaaactttcactaattgaatttcttttgtgctcaattcttgtgtctttctatctaatatctgtactggtacttcttcatgagctaatgaatccttgagttatatctctacatagctaataatgtgggacgggtctgggacgtatttccttaacatagcaacagtAAACacatcatgtattctggataacgctggcggcaaagctagcctataggcaactgaccctattctctctaatatctcaaaagggccaatatacctagggctcaacttgcccttctttccaaatctcataacccctctcataGGAGCTGCTTTCAAGAATACCCaatctcccacttcaaactctaactcctggCAGtaagtgtctgcataacttttctgccaactctatgCGGTGCTagttctttctttaattagttggaccttaTCACAAGTCTGCTGAacaatctctagacccaaaacttgcctctcgcctacctcatcctagaAGAGAGgaaaacgacatctcctgccgtacagtgcctcgtatggagccatgccaatATTagactggtagctgttattataggcaaattcaactagtggtaagaattgagtccagctacccccaaaatctaacatgcatgcccgaagcatatcttctaaggtctgaatcgtcctctcagtctgaccatctgacTGGGGATGGAAAGCTATACTAAATGCTAactatgtacccatagcctcctgaaagcttttccaaaatcgtgaagcaAACCaaggatctcgatctgaaactatggatacttgtacaccatggacgcaaactatctcctgaacatatatctctgcctgtttgtccatggaatagcagactttaatagggataaaatgggcagtctttgtcaaatgatcaacaactacccaaattgcattcaatccctgctgcactggtggtaaccccataacaaaattcatagaaacgtggaatggctacaactgtcctgctggtctctggtgctcagccttaacctactagcACGTTAAGCATTGCTGTACAAATTCCGCAATTCtcttttcatcccactccaccaaaagtactctcacagatccatgtacattttagtactgctaggATGGACTGtatatagtgatctgtgagcctcctccaatatagttctccttaTCTCGGTGttagcaggaacacatagcctagtacagaAATGCAGGGCTCCGTCAtatgctaaactcctctccctaaccatccctcactctagccatcacctctacCAACTCTGTATCATCtccctgagctactttaattttctcatataggGTAGGCTATATAACTAGGCTGGCAACAAAAGCTTGTGGACTAtcttctaccaactctatactgagtctctccaaatccatcaggatcgggtgctgaatctctATGGCTACTAGTATTGGTTCTACCaatttcctgcttagagcatttgctactacatttgctttccctgggtggtaactaatagtacagtcataatctttgataagttctaaccaccttctttgcctcatgttcaattctctctgggtgaagaaatatttcactcttgtgatccatgaagattttgcatttcccactatacaaataatgcctccagattttaagagcatacaccactaaagctaactccaaatcatgcacagggtaattcttctcatattctttaagttgtctagaagcatatgcaataactctgccatgctacatcaatacgcacccaaccCCTTTAGGGacacatcactgtatatcacaaacccatcctctcctaatggaatagcctATACTGGGGCTGTAACCAacctctgcttcaactcctggaagctccgctcacagtcatcagtccattcaaaccatacatttttcctcataagtcgcGTTGACGAACCTGAcaaactggagaaaccatccacaaagcaccGATAGTAGCctgctaaacccaaaaaactcctaacttcttgaATAATTTTAGGCCTCACCCAATtaaccactacctctatcttactcagatcaataGATACACCTGCCTTAGAGATcccatggccaagaaaagaaacctgcctcagccagaattcacattttcgaactttgcatataactttctttctcttaatgtctacaataccagcctcaaatgatgttcatacttctcaaaactcctcgagtagactagtatatcatcaatgaatacaaccacaaactggtccaggtacggATGGAATacttgattcattaaatccataaataccgttagtgcattagttaacccaaatggtctcactaagaactcataatgcccatatctcgtacGAAACACTCTTTTCGAGACGTCCTCTGCCCTCACTTTCACCAGATGGTAACCTGACCACATGTCGATTTCAGACTAAACTTGGGTCCCCTaaaactgatcaaacaaatcgtcgatcctaggaagaggatatttattcttaactgtcagtttatttatttccctgtaatctatacacatcctcatgatcccatctttctttttcacaaataagactggtgctccccagggcgacacactgggcctgatgaatcccttatctagtaattcttgcaattgatcttttaactcttttaactcGGCTGGggccattcggtaaggagctttagatactggcgCTGACCtcggtagaagatccacagtaaactcaacttcacggtTTGGTGGAATACCAGGTAATTCCTTTGGGAATACATTTGAGAATTCTCTAACTACAGGGACATttgcttgtttcaattcttctttcgaTGATTCCTTGATGTAAGCAACAAATCCCTGGTAGCCTTCTTGGATCaattttctcacctgaatagctgacacaagaAGTGGCGAAGAATGTATCTGCAAACCAAGAAATCTATGTTCTAGCTCGCCtcgaggtctgaaaatcacttcttttaaatgacagtcaatactagcatgattatctgctaaccaatccatacccagaatgaTTTCAAACCCCTGCgtatctaatatcaccaaatcagctgGCAATATATTTCCCTGAATAGTTACTGGAAATCTCCtaagtacccttctacatctcaccactggCCTAGTCGACGTAGCTATAGCTAACCCCATATCTAATAACTGTGCCTCATACCCCATTAATTTAGCATATACCGcagaaacaaaagagtgggtggcacctgtatcaaataaaacaatagctataaatgagaaagtAGTAAGGATACATGTAACTATGTCTCCAGCTGCATCAGCGTCACTTGGTGTCAACGCGTACACTCTCACCGATGTTGTGTTCCTCTGCTGTCCTCCACGAGGCACTTGATAACCACCCcgatatggtctgggagctggtgcttGAGCTGTCAATCCTTGACATGACCAAGATATGTACCCGGGTCTCCTACAATGGTAACAGATGTCCTTACCCATCCtgcattcacctggatgtctgcggccacatctaggacaggtagGAGCAGCTCGTCCACCATGAAACCACCACGGCCCATCATCTGTCCCTGACCACCTCCATAGTGATCTCCTCTCCATAGCCCTTGGCTAGAGCTCACCTGTAAATCCTAAGGCACGGACCTCTTCCTCTAACCCTGAGCTGCAGCGCTCCTCTGCATACCACTCTTAATAACAGCAGCTCTATCAACCACATCTGTAAATTTCTGAGCTTGAAAGccaataacttgctcaaataaactctgattcaatccctcttcaaacttcctggcctttttctcttcatctgatGCTAAATGTGGGGCGAAACAGTATAACTCAAGAAATCGTGCAGCATACTATGTCACCGTCATCAACCCCTGGGACAAATGCAGGAACTCTGCTTCCTTTgcgctccgaacgatagcagggaaatattgcttgaagaacaattccttaaaccgACTCCACG
This window of the Malania oleifera isolate guangnan ecotype guangnan chromosome 6, ASM2987363v1, whole genome shotgun sequence genome carries:
- the LOC131158604 gene encoding uncharacterized protein LOC131158604; the protein is MERRSLWRWSGTDDGPWWFHGGRAAPTCPRCGRRHPGECRMGKDICYHCRRPGYISWSCQGLTAQAPAPRPYRGGYQVPRGGQQRNTTSVRVYALTPSDADAAGDIVTCATHSFVSAVYAKLMGYEAQLLDMGLAIATSTRPVVRCRRVLRRFPVTIQGNILPADLVILDTQGFEIILAIQVRKLIQEGYQGFVAYIKESSKEELKQANVPVVREFSNVFPKELPGIPPNREVEFTVDLLPRSAPVSFLGHGISKAGVSIDLSKIEVPLFPTMYHEYKNPIEEALESKRNQTLEGDALP